CTAATAAAGAAAAAATTAGTTTAAAAGTAGATTTAACTCAACTTAAAGAATCGGTTCATAAAAACTTTGAATGTATAGTTTGCCATAAAGATTTTTCAAAAAAGGCACACCCAAGTTATAATTTTAAAACCAGAAAAGAATATTCAATAAATCTTTCAAGAAGCATTTGTCAAACCTGTCATACTGATGAAGAGCTAAAGAAAAATCCTGCTCACTATGCAATTGCTAAAACAGCTTCTTGTATAGATTGTCATGGCTATCATAATGTGAAATCTTTAAAAGTTCCAGCAGGAGTTCCAGAAAATAAATACTGTATGAATTGTCACTCTTTAAGTTTAGTTAAAAAAATGGAAAATGGAGAGATTTTATCAGTAAAAGTAGATGAAAAACAAATTTTGGCTTCAGCTCATAAAGATTTAAAATGTTCTCAGTGTCACATTGGTTTCTCTACTAAAACTCATCCTATAAGAAGCTTTAAATCTATTGCTGATTATAGAAGTAAAGCTCAAGAAATATGTGCTAATTGCCATAAAAATGAAACTTTAGAATATAATAATAGTATACATGCTAAGGCAATCTTAAAAGGAAATAGGGAAGCTCCAGATTGTTTAAAATGTCATGGATATCATAACGTAGCTAAAATTACTTCCAATTTGGCACTAAGATATGAAACTTGTATAAGATGTCATGATAAAGAAGATAAAAGTTTTAAGGAAAGTATTCATTATAAAGCTTATGAAGAAGGTAAAAAAGATGCTCCTGTCTGTTCAAGTTGTCACAATGCACATAAAGTATTGCCTACTAATATAGCTAAATTAAATGAAGCTTGTATTAAGTGTCATAAAGATGTGAAAAAATCTCATAATAAATGGTTATATAATCCTCCATTTAAATTAGAAAGTTTCGTTGATGTTCATTTTGCTGGAAGCACTTGTACAACTTGTCATATATCTGGTGAAAAGGCTATAGTATTAACTTTAATTACTTCTGAAAATAAACCTTTAACTTTAGAAGAAATATCTAAACTTACAAATTGGAGTGTAGAAGAAATAAAATCAAAACTTGATAGTAATAAAGATAATATAATACAAAAAGAAGAACTTTATCAATTTTTAAAGAATTTTAAAGATAAAGAAAAGGTTCAATTTAAAGGAAGATTAGATGTAGTCAACGGAAATGATGCTCACAAGATACTTACTAAGCAAGGTGCTGTAAAGGATTGCGCTTTTTGTCATAATCCAGAAGCTCAATTTGTAGGAAAATTAGAATTTAATAAAGAGGGAGAAAAACCAGAAAAATTTAATTTAGAGAAAAATGTAGTGAATTCAGTTTATGCTATACCTAATATTAAAGATTTCTATGTTTTGGGATTGACTAAAATAAATATTTTAGATATACTTTTTGTAATTGCTTTAATTGCTGGAGCTGGTGTAGCTGGTGGACATATTTTCTTAAGATTAATTACTACACCAATTAGAAGAAAAAGAAGAGGAGGATAAAATGAAAAAAATTTATTTGCATCCTCTTCCTGTTAGGATTTGGCATTGGATAAATGCTATTAGTTTTATAATACTTATTATTACAGGGCTTCAGATAAGATTAGGAGATAAAATGACTTTTATGTCCTTTCAAACTGCAGTAAAAATACATAGTTGGTTAGGATTCATCTTAATTGCCAATTATCTTATTTGGTTTGTTTATTATTTTGCAACTTTGAAATTTTTTAAAATTTATTTACCTCCCTTCTGGAAACCTATTGAATTTATCAAAAGAGCCCTTCGTCAAGCCAAATATTATGGATATGGAATAATGGTAGGGGATAAGAACCCTCATCATCCAACTCCTGAAAATAAATTTAACCCTTTACAACAAGTTGCTTACTTTTTTATTATGATAATATGTATTCCTTTACAGCTTCTTACAGGACTTGTACTCTGGGATCCTGTGAAATTTAAATTTTTAGCAAATATTTTAGGAGGAATTCAAATAGTATCCTTAATTCATGTAGGATTGTGGATATTTTTTAGTGCTTTTATTATAATTCATTTTTATTTAGCCACTTTAGGACATACATTTTGGGCTCATTTTATTGCTATGATTACAGGATATGAAGAAGAACCTGAAGAACATTAAAAATATAAAAAAATCTACTAAAGGAGGTGAAGGGGTATGAAAGTTAAAAAATTATTAATTGGTATTATTAGCGGATCTTTTATGTTGGGAGGAACTGTTTTATTAGCTCAGCAAGCTACACCCCCTACTGAAGTAGAAATAATAGTAGAAGGCGCAAAAATGGCAGGGGTTAAATTTTCTCATGAAAAGCATACTAAGGATTACAAAGTAGATTGTAAGGTATGTCATCATAAAGAAGAGGATCCAACAAAAGGGGCTCTAAAATGTTCAGTCTGTCATGGGTTAACAGGTGGAACAGAAAAAGCTCCCAATGCACCTAAAAATATGTTAGCTTATCATAAAAATTGTATAGATTGTCATCAAAAAGTTAATGCAGAGCAAGGAAAAGCTGCACCAACTAAGTGTAACGAATGTCATAAAAAATAAAATTCAGAGGGGGGGTTATAACCCCCCTGAATTTTAAAATTTAATATTCCTCTTCTGATTCTTCTACAATTTCTTCTTCGTATAAATATTCTTCTTCTAATTCTGATTTAGTTTCCTCAGTTAAAGGAAGCGTGTAAGGAACTCTTATAATTTCTCTTAATTGGTCAAGTTCTAAAGGAAGATCTTCGTCCTTTTGACAGATTTCACAGGCTTTAATGTGTTTATTTATTAATTCCATCATTTTTATAGGGGAAAGGGTGAAATTTCTTACCTCTTGATACCAATCTCTAATTAAGTTTTTTAATCTTTCGCATTGCATTTTTTATCCCTCAAAATTGGTTTAAAATTTTTAAATTTGTGATATTTTATAAAATTTCATAGAAATTGCAATAATTTTGGAAAGGGTTTTTGGAAAAATGTCTAAAATTAGAGTTTTAAGTGGGATGAGACCTACTGGGCCTTTACATCTTGGTCATCTTCATGGAGTTTTAAAAAATTGGTTAGAATTACAAGAAAAATATGATTGTTTTTATTTTATTGCTGATTGGCACGCATTAACAACTGAATATGAAAATCCTGAAAATATTTCTGAATTTTCTAAAGAATTATTTTTAGAGTGGTTATCGGTTGGTCTTTCTCCCCAAAAAAGCACTCTTTTTATTCAATCAGCAATTAAGGAGCATGCCGAACTTCATTTATTATTTAGTATGTTTGTTCCAGTTCCATGGCTTGAGAGAAATCCATCTTATAAAGAAATGCTTCAAAATATCCAAAATAAAGATTTAAATACTTATGGATTTTTAGGATATCCTGTTCTTCAAGCTGCAGATATTCTTATTTATAAAGCACAAAAAGTTCCTGTAGGTATTGATCAAGTTCCTCATTTAGAGTTAACAAGGGAGATTGCAAGAAGATTTAACTATCTTTATAAAGTGAATTATTTTCCTGAACCAGAACCTATACTTTCTGAAGTTTCAAAAATTCCAGGTATTGATGGAAGAAAAATGAGTAAAAGTTATAGAAATGCTATATTTTTAAATGATCCACCAGAAGTAGTTAGAGAGAAAGTAATGAACTATGTTACAGATACACAAAGAATTAAAAAAAGTGATCCAGGAGATCCTGAAAATCGTTGTGTTGCTTTTAACTTAATAAAACTTTACTATAGTGATGAAGAAATAAAAGAAATTATAAGAGATTGTAAAAATGCAGTTTTAGGATGTGTTGAGTGTAAAAAAAGATTGGCAGAAAGAATAATATTTGAGCTTGAAAAAATTTGGGATAAAAGGTTGGAAGTAGAAAAAGAAGATTGGAAAGAAATGTTATATAAAGGTATAGAGACAGCAAGAGAAATAGCTCATCAAACTGTAGAAGAAGTAAATATTATTATTTTCAGGAAAAAAATAATTTAAAGTTATTTTGCTTTACCAATTAATTTTAAAAATTCTTCTTCATTAATTATTTTAACACCAAGCTGTAAAGCTCTTTGATATTTAGATCCAGGATTATCTCCTGCTACAACATAGTCAACATTTTTAGAAACTGAATCTGTGGTTTTCCCTCCAAGCTCTCTTACTATTTCTTTTGCTTCGTCTCTGGTCATAGATTTTAAGGTTCCAGTAAAGACAAAGGTTAGCCCCTCAAGAATTTTAGGTTTTTCTTCTTTTTCTTCTTCAACAAAAGTAACCCCTGCATCAAGCATTCTTTGAATCATTTTGCGATTTTCTTCATTTTTGAAAAATTCAACTATTGATTTAGCTACTTCATAACCTACTCCAGGGATACTTAACAAATCAGACATAGAAGCATTCATCAATTTATCAAGGCTTTTAAATTTTTCAGCAAGCATTTGTGCCATAGCCTCTCCTACATGTCTTATTCCAAGAGCATAGATAAATCTTCCCAAAGTAGTTTTTTTACTTTTTTGTATAGCCTCATAAAGATTTTTAGCTTTTTTGTAAGCAAAACCTGGAAGTTTCATAAAATCTTCCCATTTTAAATAATAAAGATCTGCCACGTTTTGAACCAGACCTCTATCTACAAGATCTCTTGCTACTTTCTCTCCAAGCCCTTCTATATTCATAGCATTTCTACTTGCAAAATGAAGAATTTTTCTTACTGCTTGAGCATAGCAATTTTTGTTAGGGCATCTCCAAATAGCTTCTTCTGGTTTTTTAATGAGTTTTGTTCCACAAATGGGGCAGTGAGTAGGAAATATTATTTCCTTTTCTTGGCCAGTTCTTCTTTCTTTAATAGGCATTACTATTTCTGGTATAACTTCTCCTGCTCTTTGGACAAGTACCCAATCACCTATTCTAATATCTAAATTTTTAATAAAATCTTCATTATGAAGGGTTGCTCTTTCAACAATAACTCCACCTATTTGAACAGGTTTTAATACCGCAACAGGAGTAATAGCACCTGTTCTTCCTACCTGAAAAACTACATCTAAAAGTTGAGTAGTTACTTGGGTAGGTTGAAATTTATAAGCAAGAGCATATCTTGGTGAACGAGCCTTAGTTCCTAATTTTTCCCAGAGAGAAAGATCATTAACCTTTATTACCACTCCATCTATTTCATAAGGTAAAGTATCTCTTATTCTTTCTATATGATGATGATAGTTGATAGCTTCTTTTATATCTTTCACTAATTTTACATAAGGGTTAACTTTTAATCCCCATTTAGGAAGAGTTTGTAATATTTCCCATTGAGTTTTAAATTTATATCCTTCAACCTTTCCCACTCCGTAATAAAAAATATCAAGTTTTCTTTTTGCTGTAATTGAGGGATCAAGTTGTCTTAAAGATCCTGCTGCGGCATTACGAGGGTTGGCAAAAGGAAGTTCTCCTTTGCGAATTCTTTCTTCATTTATTCTTTTAAATTCATCTTTATTCATATATACTTCTCCTCTTACATCAATACGAGGAGGAATATCTGGTGCATCTTCAGTAAATTTTCTTAATCTTAGAGGAACAGTAGGGATAGTTTTGATATTATTGGTAACATCTTCTCCAACATATCCATCTCCTCTTGTTGCCCCTATTGATAAACTCCCATTTTCATAAACAAGTTCTACTGCAAGACCATCTATTTTGGGCTCAACAGTATACTCTATAGGAGTTTCTTCAGGTAGTCCCAAAAATCTTTTAATTCTTTTATCAAATTCAATAACTTCTTCCTCATTCATAGCATCATCTAAAGAAAGCATTGGCTCTGCATGAGGTACCTCTTTAAATCCCTCTGCAGGTTTAAAACCAATTCTTTGGGTTGGAGAATCAGGTGTAATTAATTCTGGATACATTTCTTCTAATCTTCTTAATTCTCGCATTAGAGCATCATATTCAGCATCAGAAATAACAGGAGAATCAAGAACATAATATCTGTAATTATGATATTCAATCTCTTCTCTTAATTTTTTAACCTTTTCAATTATTTCCTGAGGAATTTCTCTTTTTTCTTTTGCTTCTTCAGGCATATAACCCTCCTTTGCTTAAGTTATAAAAGTCCTTTTTTAAATTTTACTTCAAAAATGGGAACTTCAAATAAAATTTTCAAATTTAACGAAAATGTCTTGCTAATTTTTATAAAGCTTCTATAATATTTAAAATTTTTTCAAAGGAAGGTTTTTTTATGAGTAAGCTTTGGGATTTTCTCAGTTCAGCAAAACTTGCCATTATTTTATTTTTAATTTTAGCTTTTATTTCTATTTTCGGAACAATTATTCCACAAGGAGAACCTTCTCAATTTTATCTTATGAAATATGGCCCATCCTTAGGGAAAATTATTCTTTTTTTAAAACTTGATGATGCGTATCGTTCTTGGTGGTATGTAGGGACTTTATTTTTTTTCTTAGCAAATTTAATAGCCTGTTCTATTAAAAGATTTCCTATTAGTTGGAAACTCTATAAAAAAAATCCTTTAGAAATTAACTTAGAAAATTTACCCTATAAATACCAAATTACTTTAAAGAGTAGCCTTTTAGAGATTGAAAATTTTATCTATAACAAATTAAAATTTAAAAAAGCTGAAAAAGATTTTAATGGAAAGATTTTATTTTATAAAGATCTTAATAGATGGGCACATCTTTCTGTTTATTTGGTCCATTTCTCCATAATAATAGTAATAATAGGTGCTTTAATAGGAGCAATTTGGGGATATAGAGGAAATATGTGGATAATAGAAGGACAAACTTCTAATACAGTTTCACCATTTAAAAGCAAAGAACCTATATTTTTAGATTTTTCTATAAAACTTAATAAATTTACTATAGAATTTTATCCTGATGGAACTCCAAAAGAATATATTTCAAATGTTACCGTAATAGACGGGAACCATACAATAGATGCTCTTATAAAGGTTAATTCTCCCTTTAAATATAAGGGATTAACTTTTTACCAAGCAAATTATGATACTATTCCTGAATTTAAAATTAAAGTAAGATATAAAGGAGAAGACAGATTTTATACCCTAAGTTCTTTTTCCCCAGTTTCTATTGATGATAGATATACTATTGCTTTAAATGATTTTGGTTCTGCTCATGGATTAATTTATGCTAAAATTATCTTTTTTGATTCTGAAACTGGTCAACAAATTCCTGGTATTATAATACAAGGGTTTCCTCATTTTAACATTCCTGTAGATAAAGATAGATTGCAGATATTTTTAGAAAATGTAGAAAAAATTACTTATGTTTCAGGGCTTCAAGTAAAAAGAGACCCTGGTGTTCCTGTAGTTTATACAGGTTTTACTTTAATAATAATAGGGCTATTAGGAGTTTACTTTTTTGAACCTAAAACTTTTTGGATAATTTTAATTCCAGAGAAAGATAGAATTATTTTAAATATGGGAG
The window above is part of the Thermodesulfobacterium geofontis OPF15 genome. Proteins encoded here:
- a CDS encoding cytochrome b/b6 domain-containing protein; translated protein: MKKIYLHPLPVRIWHWINAISFIILIITGLQIRLGDKMTFMSFQTAVKIHSWLGFILIANYLIWFVYYFATLKFFKIYLPPFWKPIEFIKRALRQAKYYGYGIMVGDKNPHHPTPENKFNPLQQVAYFFIMIICIPLQLLTGLVLWDPVKFKFLANILGGIQIVSLIHVGLWIFFSAFIIIHFYLATLGHTFWAHFIAMITGYEEEPEEH
- a CDS encoding class III cytochrome C family protein, which codes for MKVKKLLIGIISGSFMLGGTVLLAQQATPPTEVEIIVEGAKMAGVKFSHEKHTKDYKVDCKVCHHKEEDPTKGALKCSVCHGLTGGTEKAPNAPKNMLAYHKNCIDCHQKVNAEQGKAAPTKCNECHKK
- the trpS gene encoding tryptophan--tRNA ligase encodes the protein MSKIRVLSGMRPTGPLHLGHLHGVLKNWLELQEKYDCFYFIADWHALTTEYENPENISEFSKELFLEWLSVGLSPQKSTLFIQSAIKEHAELHLLFSMFVPVPWLERNPSYKEMLQNIQNKDLNTYGFLGYPVLQAADILIYKAQKVPVGIDQVPHLELTREIARRFNYLYKVNYFPEPEPILSEVSKIPGIDGRKMSKSYRNAIFLNDPPEVVREKVMNYVTDTQRIKKSDPGDPENRCVAFNLIKLYYSDEEIKEIIRDCKNAVLGCVECKKRLAERIIFELEKIWDKRLEVEKEDWKEMLYKGIETAREIAHQTVEEVNIIIFRKKII
- the ligA gene encoding NAD-dependent DNA ligase LigA is translated as MPEEAKEKREIPQEIIEKVKKLREEIEYHNYRYYVLDSPVISDAEYDALMRELRRLEEMYPELITPDSPTQRIGFKPAEGFKEVPHAEPMLSLDDAMNEEEVIEFDKRIKRFLGLPEETPIEYTVEPKIDGLAVELVYENGSLSIGATRGDGYVGEDVTNNIKTIPTVPLRLRKFTEDAPDIPPRIDVRGEVYMNKDEFKRINEERIRKGELPFANPRNAAAGSLRQLDPSITAKRKLDIFYYGVGKVEGYKFKTQWEILQTLPKWGLKVNPYVKLVKDIKEAINYHHHIERIRDTLPYEIDGVVIKVNDLSLWEKLGTKARSPRYALAYKFQPTQVTTQLLDVVFQVGRTGAITPVAVLKPVQIGGVIVERATLHNEDFIKNLDIRIGDWVLVQRAGEVIPEIVMPIKERRTGQEKEIIFPTHCPICGTKLIKKPEEAIWRCPNKNCYAQAVRKILHFASRNAMNIEGLGEKVARDLVDRGLVQNVADLYYLKWEDFMKLPGFAYKKAKNLYEAIQKSKKTTLGRFIYALGIRHVGEAMAQMLAEKFKSLDKLMNASMSDLLSIPGVGYEVAKSIVEFFKNEENRKMIQRMLDAGVTFVEEEKEEKPKILEGLTFVFTGTLKSMTRDEAKEIVRELGGKTTDSVSKNVDYVVAGDNPGSKYQRALQLGVKIINEEEFLKLIGKAK
- a CDS encoding cytochrome c biogenesis protein ResB; translation: MSKLWDFLSSAKLAIILFLILAFISIFGTIIPQGEPSQFYLMKYGPSLGKIILFLKLDDAYRSWWYVGTLFFFLANLIACSIKRFPISWKLYKKNPLEINLENLPYKYQITLKSSLLEIENFIYNKLKFKKAEKDFNGKILFYKDLNRWAHLSVYLVHFSIIIVIIGALIGAIWGYRGNMWIIEGQTSNTVSPFKSKEPIFLDFSIKLNKFTIEFYPDGTPKEYISNVTVIDGNHTIDALIKVNSPFKYKGLTFYQANYDTIPEFKIKVRYKGEDRFYTLSSFSPVSIDDRYTIALNDFGSAHGLIYAKIIFFDSETGQQIPGIIIQGFPHFNIPVDKDRLQIFLENVEKITYVSGLQVKRDPGVPVVYTGFTLIIIGLLGVYFFEPKTFWIILIPEKDRIILNMGAYAKRERDTLRLKLEEIGKQIKSFL